Genomic window (Rosa chinensis cultivar Old Blush chromosome 6, RchiOBHm-V2, whole genome shotgun sequence):
CAAACTCAGGTTAGAGCTCCATTAATCTCTCCTTATTTACGTTGTTTTGCTATATATCTATTATTCGTTTCAGTATAATATTTGgcgtttaattttttttccctagtATTTCTGCAGCTTTGTTTGCAAAAGAGGCTTTAATGCCGACTGTTTATGAATTGCTATTCAAAATTACTTGTGATCAAATTAGTTTCCCACCAAAAAGCAAAGCAACTAATGTTTACCGCTTCATACTCGATTCATTTATTAGAATGAACGTTTATACATAGTGGATTTACAAATCCATcattatttctattttctatgCAGCAAGACAGTAGGTTCAATTGGAAATGAGCACAGAGAGCTCTTCACCTCCTCGGTGGAAATATGATGTCTTTTTGAGTTTTAGAGGCGAGGATACTCGAAAGGCTTTTACAGACCATCTATACACTGCATTGGATGATAAAGGAATCACAACTTTCAAGGATGATCCTGAACTTCACAAAGGGGAAGCTATTTCTCCAGCACTTTTTGCTGCAATTGAAGAATCGAGATTTGCCCTCATTGTTCTCTCACAAAATTATGCATCTTCGacatggtgcttggatgaacttgtGAGAATTCTTAAATGCATGAAAGCAAGAAAAACTGTGCTGCCAATTTTTTATGATGTTGATCCCTCTGTTGTACGAAAGCAAACAGGGAGTTTTGGTGAAGCCTTTGCTAATCATGAAGAAAGGTTTAGCGATGACAAGGAGAAAGTGTGGAGGTGGAGATCTGCATTAACTGAAGTGGCTAGTTTTTCAGGGTGGAATTCAAAGGAATGGTATGCATATACTCTTTTGTCTAATTTACATGTACAAGTTAAGTATTGCGTTCATTATGTTATTCACAAATAATATAGGCAGATAATCATTTAGCTTATGAGGCTTTTTAAATACCATTACAAGAATATAAAAGAAATCAAGTCCAATGCAGAGACATTTTCAGAAACTAAATTCCTGATGATAAGTTTAGTCTATTCTATGTTGCAGGTATGAATCAAAGCTCATAAGAGATATTGTTGAAGTTATATGGACAAAATTGCAACCTATATTATTCAGTTTTGCAGAAAATCTAGTTGGAATTTACTCAAGATTGCAGCCAGtcaatttccttttagatgtagGGGTGGATGACGTCCGCTTCATTGGTATATGGGGAATGGGCGGGATTGGTAAGACTACTATGGTAAGAGCAGTGTATGAGAGAATCTCTTGTGAATTTGAATTTAGTTTCCTTGTTACCGATGTTAGAAACTCTGTTGAAAAAAGTGGTCTACTTAATTTACAAAAGCAACTTCTCTATGGGATCTTGAAAAAGAAGGCCAACATATCAGACCTTCATGAAGGAGCCACGATTATAAGGAGGTTGTTAGGTGACAAAAAAGTTCTTCtcattcttgatgatgtgaaccATTCAAGTCATTTAGAATATTTGGCTGGAAACCTAGAGTGGTTTGGTTCAGGAAGCAGAGTTCTAATCACAACTAGAAATGAGCATTTATTGATTAGACATGGAGTGGAGAGAAGATTGAAGGTTGAAGAATTAAATGATGTTGATTCTCTTCAGCTTTTTAGCTGGAAAGCATTCAAAAGAGGTCACCCTGAAGAAGATTTTCTTGGTTTGTCAGAATCTTTTATCAGTTATGCCAAAGGTCTTCCTTTAGCTCTAGAAGTACTGGGTTCATTTTTGCATGGAAGAGATCTTAGTGAATGGAACAGTGCACTGAGAAAACTGGGAAGAGTTTGTAACTTGGAAATTTTTGGCATACTTGAAATAAGTTACAATGATCTAGACtctgaagagaagaaaattttcctagacattgcatgtttctttaatGGAGAGGACAAAGATCGAGTGACAGGAGTACTAAACAGTTGCGatttttctgcaattattggaaTAAAAGTTCTTATCGAAAGATCTCTCTTGACTGTTTTGCATGGAAGACTAAGGATGCACGATTTGCTCCAAGAAATGGGATGGGAAATTGTCCACCGGGAATCTCCTAACGAGCCGGGCAGGTGGAGTAGGTTGTGGCTTCTTAAAGATGTCGAAGATGTCATGACCAAAAATACTGTAAGAAATTTAGTACATGAataattttaactgttattatTTGCTTGTAAATTATATGACAAGGCAGTCTAATAATCTGCTTTTTATGGTATGATAAAATTTGGTTGATAGGGAACTGAAGCAGTAGAAGGCATATATGTGGACTCAACAGAGTCAGGAGTGGACATGGATGTGACTCCAAGATCATTTTCAATGATGAACAAATTGAGATACCTGAAGATTGAGAATGGGAACCTGCCGAAGGGGCTTGAATATCTTCCCAATAGTTTACGGATTCTTGATTGGACGAGGTATCCGTTAAAATCCCTGCCATCACATTTCAACCCTCAGAAGCTGCTCGAACTAAGCTTGTCTCATAGTTGTATTAAACATGTTCGGATAGGAACGGAGGTATACTATAATCACTATTATCGTTCTGTTATAATAATTGTTGAATATATCAAGGAACctaattttttctttggtttttacTTGTCATGCAGCCTTTATGCAACTTGAAAACCATTAATCTGAGTCACTCTTTGAATCTTGTCAGCACCCCAAACTTTAAAGGTATGCCATATCTCGAGTTTTTGTATCTTGAAGGTTGTATAAGATTGTATGAGGTTGACCCGACAATTGAAGTGCTTGAAAGACTTACTGTGCTGAACTTGAAAGATTGCAAGAATCTTGTGCATTTTGTAAGCAGTGTAGGTGGATTCAAGTCTCTCAAAGTTCTTAATCTTTCTGGTTGTTCAAAGGTTAACAAACTACCTAATGACACGTGTCATTTGGAGTGTTTGGAGGAGCTTTATCTGAATGGCACTGGCATAAAAGAACTACCTACATCTACTGAAGTGCTTGAAAGACTTACTGTGCTGAACTTGAAAGACTGCAAGAATCTTGTGCGTCTTCCAAGCAGTGTAGATGGCTTAAAATCTCTCAAATCTCTCAATCTTTCTGGTTGCTCAAAGCTTGACAAATTGCCAGATGAGTTGGGCCATGTTGCTTGTTTGCAGAAGCTTGATGTGAGTGGAACTGGCATAAGAGAAGTGCCCTCCTCTATTGGTCTTTTAAAAAACCTCAAAGAATTATCGCTTGCTGGATGTAAAGCACGGTCACCTAAATCATGGAATATGATGTTCGACCCCTTTCAGTTATTGCGAAAAAGAAGTCACATTCCAGCGGGATTGTCGTTGCCTTGTTTGTCTGGTTTGCATTCATTAACTGAATTGGATCTAAGTGACTGCAATCTTTCTGAAGAAGCAATGCCCAGTGATTTTGGATGCTtgtcttcattaaaaaaattcaatctcagCAGAAATCAATTTGTTAGACTACCTGAGAGCTTCGGCCAACTCTCTAGACTTCAATATCTTTACTTGAATTGGTGTTGCAAGCTTCAGACATTACCAGAGCTTCCATCTCATGTATTTGTAAGCGCTGGCGACTGCAGTTCATTAGATACATTGGCCAATCAAATAAGACAATACCATTCGGTGCTAAAAGGAA
Coding sequences:
- the LOC112170384 gene encoding TMV resistance protein N isoform X1, with the translated sequence MSTESSSPPRWKYDVFLSFRGEDTRKAFTDHLYTALDDKGITTFKDDPELHKGEAISPALFAAIEESRFALIVLSQNYASSTWCLDELVRILKCMKARKTVLPIFYDVDPSVVRKQTGSFGEAFANHEERFSDDKEKVWRWRSALTEVASFSGWNSKEWYESKLIRDIVEVIWTKLQPILFSFAENLVGIYSRLQPVNFLLDVGVDDVRFIGIWGMGGIGKTTMVRAVYERISCEFEFSFLVTDVRNSVEKSGLLNLQKQLLYGILKKKANISDLHEGATIIRRLLGDKKVLLILDDVNHSSHLEYLAGNLEWFGSGSRVLITTRNEHLLIRHGVERRLKVEELNDVDSLQLFSWKAFKRGHPEEDFLGLSESFISYAKGLPLALEVLGSFLHGRDLSEWNSALRKLGRVCNLEIFGILEISYNDLDSEEKKIFLDIACFFNGEDKDRVTGVLNSCDFSAIIGIKVLIERSLLTVLHGRLRMHDLLQEMGWEIVHRESPNEPGRWSRLWLLKDVEDVMTKNTGTEAVEGIYVDSTESGVDMDVTPRSFSMMNKLRYLKIENGNLPKGLEYLPNSLRILDWTRYPLKSLPSHFNPQKLLELSLSHSCIKHVRIGTEPLCNLKTINLSHSLNLVSTPNFKGMPYLEFLYLEGCIRLYEVDPTIEVLERLTVLNLKDCKNLVHFVSSVGGFKSLKVLNLSGCSKVNKLPNDTCHLECLEELYLNGTGIKELPTSTEVLERLTVLNLKDCKNLVRLPSSVDGLKSLKSLNLSGCSKLDKLPDELGHVACLQKLDVSGTGIREVPSSIGLLKNLKELSLAGCKARSPKSWNMMFDPFQLLRKRSHIPAGLSLPCLSGLHSLTELDLSDCNLSEEAMPSDFGCLSSLKKFNLSRNQFVRLPESFGQLSRLQYLYLNWCCKLQTLPELPSHVFVSAGDCSSLDTLANQIRQYHSVLKGRFVNCFKMVENESCKSIALPLLTRYLESKAFFDRETFQFVGPGNEIPEWYNHQSVGSSITIELHPGWFSNKWMGLAGCFVFRLLKPLPPSVPWYIHCEFRASGELPQYCCSPVFGKEWGQPVLDHISFFYKPRHQFYLKNKWSDIYGPLVFSFQPRYCDGNKIMSEETVQVKKCAVRMVYEEDVEELGETLLKQHNVRINTKRGLQHYDDDDVAASSSANLAHPKRIKHHHFDGAGPSGISYIDDPKHG
- the LOC112170384 gene encoding TMV resistance protein N isoform X2; amino-acid sequence: MSILCCRYESKLIRDIVEVIWTKLQPILFSFAENLVGIYSRLQPVNFLLDVGVDDVRFIGIWGMGGIGKTTMVRAVYERISCEFEFSFLVTDVRNSVEKSGLLNLQKQLLYGILKKKANISDLHEGATIIRRLLGDKKVLLILDDVNHSSHLEYLAGNLEWFGSGSRVLITTRNEHLLIRHGVERRLKVEELNDVDSLQLFSWKAFKRGHPEEDFLGLSESFISYAKGLPLALEVLGSFLHGRDLSEWNSALRKLGRVCNLEIFGILEISYNDLDSEEKKIFLDIACFFNGEDKDRVTGVLNSCDFSAIIGIKVLIERSLLTVLHGRLRMHDLLQEMGWEIVHRESPNEPGRWSRLWLLKDVEDVMTKNTGTEAVEGIYVDSTESGVDMDVTPRSFSMMNKLRYLKIENGNLPKGLEYLPNSLRILDWTRYPLKSLPSHFNPQKLLELSLSHSCIKHVRIGTEPLCNLKTINLSHSLNLVSTPNFKGMPYLEFLYLEGCIRLYEVDPTIEVLERLTVLNLKDCKNLVHFVSSVGGFKSLKVLNLSGCSKVNKLPNDTCHLECLEELYLNGTGIKELPTSTEVLERLTVLNLKDCKNLVRLPSSVDGLKSLKSLNLSGCSKLDKLPDELGHVACLQKLDVSGTGIREVPSSIGLLKNLKELSLAGCKARSPKSWNMMFDPFQLLRKRSHIPAGLSLPCLSGLHSLTELDLSDCNLSEEAMPSDFGCLSSLKKFNLSRNQFVRLPESFGQLSRLQYLYLNWCCKLQTLPELPSHVFVSAGDCSSLDTLANQIRQYHSVLKGRFVNCFKMVENESCKSIALPLLTRYLESKAFFDRETFQFVGPGNEIPEWYNHQSVGSSITIELHPGWFSNKWMGLAGCFVFRLLKPLPPSVPWYIHCEFRASGELPQYCCSPVFGKEWGQPVLDHISFFYKPRHQFYLKNKWSDIYGPLVFSFQPRYCDGNKIMSEETVQVKKCAVRMVYEEDVEELGETLLKQHNVRINTKRGLQHYDDDDVAASSSANLAHPKRIKHHHFDGAGPSGISYIDDPKHG